The following are from one region of the Cottoperca gobio chromosome 13, fCotGob3.1, whole genome shotgun sequence genome:
- the vaspb gene encoding vasodilator-stimulated phosphoprotein isoform X1: MSESSICQARATVMIYDDGNKKWLPAGTGTQSFSRVQIYHNPTTNAFRIVGRKMQTDQQVVINCPIVKGLKYNQATPNFHQWRDARQVWGLNFGSKEDATLFANGMSHAVEVLNSLADAGYATLPRPLSNGPAPEELEQRRLEQQRLEQQERERQEREKQERERQDRERLERERQAAAVPIPPPPPPPMATAGPPPPPAPPPPPGPPPPAAMPPPASGIPPPPGPPPAGPPPAPPLPALGGGGGGGGNDGDSGGGGGGGGGGLGGGGGLAAALANAKLRKVSKQEDGAPATPMGRADSSRGSNSSIGGGGGGGGGGGGLMGEMSAILARRRKATDTGEKPPAKPQESDDSEPQGQSDTLRRPWEKSSMIRNNSVSKSMDSTPSLSQGSRPKPAGNNGNDAGGMDDSDLEKMKQEILEEVRKELQKVKEEIIGAFVQELQKRST, from the exons ATGAG TGAGTCGAGTATTTGCCAGGCTCGGGCCACTGTGATGATCTACGACGATGGCAATAAGAAGTGGCTGCCGGCGGGCACTGGAACCCAGTCCTTCAGCAGAGTCCAGATCTATCACAACCCAACCACCAATGCCTTCAGGATAGTGGGACGCAAGATGCAGACGGACCAGCAG GTGGTTATTAACTGTCCAATAGTGAAAGGTCTCAAGTATAACCAGGCCACACCTAATTTCCACCAGTGGCGGGATGCCCGGCAGGTGTGGGGGCTCAACTTTGGCAGCAAAGAGGATGCAACTCTATTTGCCAATGGCATGTCTCACGCTGTGGAGGTGCTCAACTCTCTGGCAGACGCAG GCTATGCAACCCTCCCGCGCCCACTGTCAAACGGACCTGCTCCAGAAGAGCTTGAGCAGCGAAG GTTGGAGCAGCAGAGGCTAGAACAGCAGGAGCGGGAgcgacaggagagagaaaaacaggagcGGGAGcggcaggacagagagagactggagagagaaagacaagctgctgcag ttcctattcctccacctccacctccaccgaTGGCCACTGCAGGTCCGCCTCCTCCACCggcccctcctccaccccctgGGCCTCCACCACCGGCTGCCATGCCTCCCCCTGCTTCTGGCATCCCACCTCCGCCGGGACCACCTCCCGCAGGTCCTCCTCCCGCCCCACCCCTACCTGCtctaggaggaggaggaggaggaggcggcaaTGATGGAgatagtggtggtggtggcggtggtggtggtggtggacttggaggaggagggggcttGGCGGCCGCCTTAGCAAATGCTAAACTCCGCAAAGTATCCAAG CAGGAGGACGGAGCCCCTGCAACTCCAATGGGCAGAGCTGACTCCAGCCGCGGCAGCAACTCCTCTATtggaggaggcggaggcggcggcggcggcggtggTGGTTTGATGGGTGAAATGAGTGCCATCTTGGCACGAAG GAGAAAAGCTACAGACACTGGGGAGAAGCCACCTGCGAAGCCACAAGAAAGT GATGACTCAGAGCCTCAAGGTCAAAGCG ACACCCTGAGAAGACCTTGGGAGAAATCGTCTATGATCAG GAATAACTCCGTCAGCAAGAGCATGGACTCCACCCCCTCATTGTCTCAAGGTTCCAG GCCGAAGCCTGCAGGCAACAACGGTAATGATGCAGGTGGAATGGACGACTCAGATTTAGAGAAAATGAAACAG GAGATCCTGGAGGAGGTGCGTAAAGAACTGCAAAAAGTCAAGGAGGAAATTATTGGAG CCTTTGTCCAGGAGCTGCAAAAGAGAAGCACATAG
- the snrpd2 gene encoding small nuclear ribonucleoprotein Sm D2 isoform X1: MCCFSRSLLTKPKSEMTPEELQKREEEEFNTGPLSVLTQSVKNNTQVLINCRNNKKLLGRVKAFDRHCNMVLENVKEMWTEVPKSGKGKKKSKPVNKDRYISKMFLRGDSVIIVLRNPLITGK, from the exons atgtgttgtttttccagGAGTCTGTTAACGAAGCCCAAGTCAGAGATGACTCCTGAGGAGCTCCAGAaacgagaggaagaggagtttAACACCGGCCCTCTGTCGGTGCTCACCCAGTCCGTCAAGAACAACACGCAGGTCCTCATCAACTGTCGCAACAACAAGAAGCTGCTCGGAAGAGTCAAAGCTTTCGACAG GCACTGCAACATGGTCTTGGAGAACGTGAAGGAGATGTGGACAGAAGTTCCCAAGAGcggaaaaggaaagaagaagtcTAAGCCGGTGAATAAGGACCGctacatttctaaaatgttcCTCAGAGGGGACTCTGTCATCATCGTGCTGAGGAACCCTCTGATCACGGGGAAATGA
- the vaspb gene encoding vasodilator-stimulated phosphoprotein isoform X2, which translates to MSESSICQARATVMIYDDGNKKWLPAGTGTQSFSRVQIYHNPTTNAFRIVGRKMQTDQQVVINCPIVKGLKYNQATPNFHQWRDARQVWGLNFGSKEDATLFANGMSHAVEVLNSLADAGYATLPRPLSNGPAPEELEQRRLEQQRLEQQERERQEREKQERERQDRERLERERQAAAVPIPPPPPPPMATAGPPPPPAPPPPPGPPPPAAMPPPASGIPPPPGPPPAGPPPAPPLPALGGGGGGGGNDGDSGGGGGGGGGGLGGGGGLAAALANAKLRKVSKQEDGAPATPMGRADSSRGSNSSIGGGGGGGGGGGGLMGEMSAILARRRKATDTGEKPPAKPQESDDSEPQGQSDTLRRPWEKSSMIRPKPAGNNGNDAGGMDDSDLEKMKQEILEEVRKELQKVKEEIIGAFVQELQKRST; encoded by the exons ATGAG TGAGTCGAGTATTTGCCAGGCTCGGGCCACTGTGATGATCTACGACGATGGCAATAAGAAGTGGCTGCCGGCGGGCACTGGAACCCAGTCCTTCAGCAGAGTCCAGATCTATCACAACCCAACCACCAATGCCTTCAGGATAGTGGGACGCAAGATGCAGACGGACCAGCAG GTGGTTATTAACTGTCCAATAGTGAAAGGTCTCAAGTATAACCAGGCCACACCTAATTTCCACCAGTGGCGGGATGCCCGGCAGGTGTGGGGGCTCAACTTTGGCAGCAAAGAGGATGCAACTCTATTTGCCAATGGCATGTCTCACGCTGTGGAGGTGCTCAACTCTCTGGCAGACGCAG GCTATGCAACCCTCCCGCGCCCACTGTCAAACGGACCTGCTCCAGAAGAGCTTGAGCAGCGAAG GTTGGAGCAGCAGAGGCTAGAACAGCAGGAGCGGGAgcgacaggagagagaaaaacaggagcGGGAGcggcaggacagagagagactggagagagaaagacaagctgctgcag ttcctattcctccacctccacctccaccgaTGGCCACTGCAGGTCCGCCTCCTCCACCggcccctcctccaccccctgGGCCTCCACCACCGGCTGCCATGCCTCCCCCTGCTTCTGGCATCCCACCTCCGCCGGGACCACCTCCCGCAGGTCCTCCTCCCGCCCCACCCCTACCTGCtctaggaggaggaggaggaggaggcggcaaTGATGGAgatagtggtggtggtggcggtggtggtggtggtggacttggaggaggagggggcttGGCGGCCGCCTTAGCAAATGCTAAACTCCGCAAAGTATCCAAG CAGGAGGACGGAGCCCCTGCAACTCCAATGGGCAGAGCTGACTCCAGCCGCGGCAGCAACTCCTCTATtggaggaggcggaggcggcggcggcggcggtggTGGTTTGATGGGTGAAATGAGTGCCATCTTGGCACGAAG GAGAAAAGCTACAGACACTGGGGAGAAGCCACCTGCGAAGCCACAAGAAAGT GATGACTCAGAGCCTCAAGGTCAAAGCG ACACCCTGAGAAGACCTTGGGAGAAATCGTCTATGATCAG GCCGAAGCCTGCAGGCAACAACGGTAATGATGCAGGTGGAATGGACGACTCAGATTTAGAGAAAATGAAACAG GAGATCCTGGAGGAGGTGCGTAAAGAACTGCAAAAAGTCAAGGAGGAAATTATTGGAG CCTTTGTCCAGGAGCTGCAAAAGAGAAGCACATAG
- the snrpd2 gene encoding small nuclear ribonucleoprotein Sm D2 isoform X2: MSLLTKPKSEMTPEELQKREEEEFNTGPLSVLTQSVKNNTQVLINCRNNKKLLGRVKAFDRHCNMVLENVKEMWTEVPKSGKGKKKSKPVNKDRYISKMFLRGDSVIIVLRNPLITGK, translated from the exons GAGTCTGTTAACGAAGCCCAAGTCAGAGATGACTCCTGAGGAGCTCCAGAaacgagaggaagaggagtttAACACCGGCCCTCTGTCGGTGCTCACCCAGTCCGTCAAGAACAACACGCAGGTCCTCATCAACTGTCGCAACAACAAGAAGCTGCTCGGAAGAGTCAAAGCTTTCGACAG GCACTGCAACATGGTCTTGGAGAACGTGAAGGAGATGTGGACAGAAGTTCCCAAGAGcggaaaaggaaagaagaagtcTAAGCCGGTGAATAAGGACCGctacatttctaaaatgttcCTCAGAGGGGACTCTGTCATCATCGTGCTGAGGAACCCTCTGATCACGGGGAAATGA